One Rhizoctonia solani chromosome 3, complete sequence genomic region harbors:
- a CDS encoding nuclear 5'-3' exoribonuclease-interacting protein, Rai1p has translation MSNHKRKIQDTDDATLLPPLKQSKVEDKENNKTRVTQYTLSLETSPAEPSPAIGQPQQLTCFSYTPNRELRFDSSALKYYVPAPINADLGYRYEHWTKRPEERGRIDSLLRAIGQDHIVGERKKGAFICWRGVMTNCIYAEEHTTDTALAEKENMAPRQRRMTYYGYSFESFSTWEEPLQRKEQHLERDRTRCWSGDVDTNVQFCSVVKTKIGAERMILGGEVDCCKDRYTGQPNTYVELKTSMVIRNAQDEERFERKLLKFWAQSFLLGVPEIVVGFRSHQGRITTLQTFETLALPRMVRGKPALGIPNRASYLLKNKDATDISSSPTSARRPEEVENMDVWRLEIRPGTRMVTLYKLEPTEVEEVVNDEDRVGFLPTWFWNAVTDKV, from the exons ATGTCGAACCACAAAAGGAAAATCCAGGATACCGACGATGCCACATTGCTCCCGCCTTTAAAGCAGTCCAAAGTCGAAGATAAAGAAAATAACAAAACTAGGGTAACCCAGTACACGTTATCTCTCGAAACGTCACCTGCAGAGCCCTCTCCAGCCATTGGACAACCGCAGCAACTTACTTGTTTCTCCTACACTCCAAACCGAGAGCTCCGTTTTGATAGTTCCGCTCTTAAATACTACGTGCCTGCTCCTATAAATGCCGACCTAGGTTACCGTTATGAACATTGGACTAAGCGTCCAGAAGAACGAGGCCGGATCGACAGTTTATTGCGAGCCATAGGACAAGATCACATTGTTGGAGAGCGTAAGAAGGGGGCTTTTATATGTTGGAGAGGAGTCATGACAAA CTGCATTTATGCAGAAGAGCATACGACCGATACCGCCCTCGCTGAAAA GGAGAATATGGCCCCTCGACAACGCCGCATGACGTACTATGGTTATTCCTTCGAGTCATTCAGCACATGGGAGGAACCACTGCAACGAAAGGAGCAACATCTAGAAAGAGATAGAACCAGATGTTGGAGCGGTGACGTTGATACCAATGTACAGTTTTGCAGCGTTGTGAAAACAAAGATAGGCGCAGAACGAATGATTCTGGGTGGAGAGGTAGATTGTTGTAAAG ATCGGTATACTGGACAACCAAACACGTATGTTGAATTAAAGACAAGTATGGTAATTCGTAATGCTCAAGACGAAGAGCGTTTTGAGCGCAAACTACTCAAGTTTTGGGCCCAATCCTTTCTGTTGGGTGTACCA GAAATTGTAGTAGGGTTTCGAAGTCATCAAGGCCGTATAACAACTCTTCAAACTTTTGAAACCCTAGCACTACCACGTATGGTGCGAGGAAAACCGGCGCTTGGGATCCCAAACCGTGCCTCTTATTTGCTGAAAAA CAAGGATGCCACTGATATCTCATCTAGTCCGACCAGCGCTAGGAGGCCTGAAGAGGTGGAGAACATGGATGTATGGAGGTTGGAGATTAGGCCTGGTACACGTATGGTAACGCTGTACAAACTTGAGCCAACCGAAGTTGAAGAAGTAGTCAATGATGAAGATCGAGTGGGATTCTTGCCAACTTGGTTCTGGAATGCAGTTACTGATAAGGTGTAG
- a CDS encoding DNA polymerase subunit Cdc27, whose amino-acid sequence MASKAATDFLTKEVKISNNIVTFRLLSRQLSIHVAEAKRELELFYKVAKQNKEPVFATYILTGTAAFETNEGPAEQVPRHLILLANEEEIDATKIKFAQPPSQHIYSVSPVPLKDHSLLTSATDRVRQLDKQKGRAHASQMGMLLSEEAPWPQLGSSKPKRVGIEAKKDTPISNTIKGEAVTKLKASSSDVPPPTKNGARQNLLSFGTKKPTTGNKPKETSEATEKKTLATKSTIGKDRAEEDPVDRKISPQAVRPKEVPKPPSAASSRGTDLDSDEDDSEPAQGHSRPAIKRKKSRTTDEDDDDMELSKKPDTAGLQTMMDIDDDNVVNGRSTREATPEHVPSAREAAASAKAAKAEASKGVDRKDRISRKRIPKGKKRVMRTRRVKNAKGYMVTEDYSSYEDADPNDSEKDNDTDAQSETDYGDDIDVDPVAKPLNNQPKRHSESLPNTKLKKGKSNDASKPGQQKLANFFGKKQ is encoded by the exons ATGGCTAGTAAAGCCGCGACCGATTTCCTAACCAAGGAAGTAAAGATATCCAATAATATT GTTACATTCAGACTCCTAAGTCGGCAGCTTTCCATTCATGTAGCCGAAGCCAAAAG GGAACTGGAACTCTTCTACAAAGtagcaaaacaaaacaaggaGCCCGTTTTTGCAACTTATATCCTCACGGGTACCGCAGCTTTCGAAACTAACGAAGGACCTGCAGAACAAGTACCTCGTCACCTAATCCTGCTCGCAAACGAAGAAGAGATCGATG CCACAAAAATCAAATTTGCCCAGCCGCCGTCGCAGCACATATACAGCGTTTCGCCAGTGCCATTAAAG GACCATAGCCTCCTGACCTCAGCAACAGATAGAGTCCGGCAACTTGACAAACAAAAAGGCCGCGCCCATGCGTCTCAGATGGGTATGCTGCTAAGTGAAGAAGCGCCA TGGCCCCAACTGGGTAGCAGTAAGCCCAAGCGAGTTGGTATCGAGGCCAAGAAGGATACGCCTATCTCCAATACGATAAAGGGTGAAGCGGTTACTAAACTCAAGGCTTCGAGCAGCGACGTGCCGCCTCCAACCAAAAACGGTGCCCGGCAAAATCTGCTTAGTTTTGGCACCAAGAAGCCGACCACGGGAAATAAACCCAAGGAGACATCAGAGGCAACA GAGAAAAAGACTCTGGCAACCAAATCAACAATTGGAAAGGACAGGGCGGAGGAAGACCCAGTTGATCGCAAGATCTCCCCTCAAGCAGTGCGCCCGAAGGAGGTGCCCAAACCTCCTAGTGCAGCTAGCAGCAGAGGTA CGGATTTGGATTCAGATGAAGACGATAGTGAGCCAGCTCAGGGTCACTCGCGACCAGCGATCAAGCGAAAGAAGAGTCGTACCACagatgaagatgatgatgatatgGAACTTTCCAAAAAACCGGATACAGCTGGTCTACAGACTATGATGGATATTGATGATG ATAACGTCGTCAACGGGCGTTCAACTCGCGAGGCAACGCCAGAGCATGTTCCATCGGCGCGCGAAGCAGCCGCTTCAGCTAAAGCAGCCAAGGCTGAAGCATCAAAAGGAGTCGACCGAAAGGACCGAATCTCTCGCAAACGTATTCCCAAAGGTAAGAAACGTGTAATGAGAACGAGGCGCGTCAAAAATGCGAAAGGATACATGG TAACCGAGGATTATTCATCTTATGAGGATGCCGATCCGAACGACAGCGAAAAGGATAATGATACCGATGCTCAGTCGGAGACAGATTATGGAGATGATATTGACGTGGAT CCAGTGGCCAAACCTCTCAACAACCAACCCAAACGCCATTCTGAATCGCTACCGAATACAAAACTCAAGAAAGGAAAGTCCAACGATGCTTCCAAGCCCGGACAGCAGAAACTTGCCAATTTCTTTGGGAAAAAGCAGTGA
- a CDS encoding arylesterase domain-containing protein has translation MLVRWLSIAVALLAWYVWSLKHAIGAQLLPKRLPPLFSAGGKCKLIQEKESGQFKFCEDGLVLAPVERSPQGPMLDPSRRGSLWALHYTSTATEKPYPLKLTNFPINADFHPLGMELTPRDSAGTSRLLVINHRRQNTTIEVFRIHLESHSVSLAYETTLTHASFVAPNAIAAISPTQFFLDTKGVRNVQTVARNIAFANGVAVSDDGSTLAIASTTRAQVQLYSKDETSIRFVTSVRVPFSVDNIAFAGDELLTAGHPYLPEFMALVKRKSNRAPSYVSAIAPSLQAGLGKSWLTRVSAGANVTTRFMSDGSFLGTSSGAFADLEMQTMFVVALYGSGVAKCGRLS, from the exons ATGCTTGTGCGCTGGTTATCAATCGCTGTTGCGCTCTTG GCATGGTACGTTTGGAGCCTTAAACATGCGATCGGGGCACAACTTTTGCCTAAGAGGCTCCCTCCGCTTTTCAGTGCGGGTGGAAAATGTAAGCTGATTCAGGAAAAGGAGAGTGGCCAGTTCAAGTTTTGCGAAGATGGACTTGTTCTTGCCCCAG TTGAACGTAGTCCCCAGGGCCCAATGCTCGATCCCAGTCGTCGTGGCAGTTTATGGGCGCTTCACTACACTTCCACCGCGACCGAAAAGCCCTACCCGCTCAAACTAACCAACTTTCCCATCAATGCCGACTTTCACCCGCTCGGCATGGAACTTACACCCCGCGATTCGGCCGGGACGTCTCGGTTGCTGGTCATAAACCACAGGCGTCAAAACACAACCATCGAGGTCTTCCGCATACACTTGGAATCGCATTCAGTATCGCTGGCATATGAAACAACGCTCACTCATGCGTCGTTTGTCGCGCCGAACGCTATTGCTGCTATATCCCCGACCCAATTCTTCTT GGACACCAAAGGGGTACGTAACGTCCAAACCGTCGCGCGCAACATTGCCTTTGCAAACGGCGTTGCGGTATCAGACGACGGCTCAACTCTAGCCATCGCATCGACCACACGCGCACAGGTCCAGCTGTACTCCAAAGATGAAACGAGCATTCGGTTCGTCACCTCTGTACGCGTCCCGTTTAGCGTGGACAACATTGCGTTTGCGGGCGACGAGCTGCTGACAGCTGGACACCCCTATCTTCCAGAATTCATGGCGCTCGTAAAACGGAAATCGAACCGCGCGCCAAGCTATGTGTCTGCCATTGCTCCGAGTCTGCAGGCTGGACTTGGAAAGTCTTGGCTGACTCGTGTATCGGCCGGGGCTAATGTCACGACTCGATTTATGAGTGACGGATCGTTTTTGGGTACGAGCTCTGGGGCGTTTGCGGATTTAGAGATGCAGACGATGTTTGTTGTTGCTCTGTACGGATCTGGTGTCGCTAAATGTGGCCGCTTGTCGTAA
- a CDS encoding LON-related ATP-dependent protease — protein MSSSNDDSHQTPPASSSSGTSGSDDGSDNSSGSSPPGSHSSSSSDPPSPTSALTKQTVPEVYPQVLALPITRRPLFPGFYKAVVVRNPAVVSAIKEMMKRGQPYLGAFLLKDENADSDIITDIDSVHQVGVFAQITSVFPASKGDTAGKDEGQEESLTAVLYPHRRIRITDLITPAAESVSTATIEEVPPETTELAEPEAQKLSGTVQTSFLHNYAVSLANVENLAVQPYSKSNQYIRAVMSEIVSVFKDIAQLNPLFRDQITNFTISQSANNVFDEPDKLADFAAAVSTGEVNELQDVLESLIVEERLQKALLVLKKELINAQLQSKISRDVESKIQKRQREYYLMEQLKGIKKELGMESDGKDKLIEKFRERANSLKMPEGVRKVFEEELNKLQHLEPAASEANVTRNYLDWLTQVYPMGPTLQGKYSIAHATKETSWDGGRQNHLLCWPSWCRQDIHWEEHCPALNRQFFRFSVGGLTDVAEIKGHRRTYVGTPEQDYPGSKAGWTENPLILIDEVDKIGRGHNGDPASALLECSTRSKIRHFWIITWTSLSTCPASSLFVLPTTWTRFLLHYSTVWRFSKSADMSRRKRLKSQSDTWPQAKEASGLKEANVTLDPSAIDHLIKYYCRESGVRNLKKHIDKIYRKAAFKIVTDLGEEVFPEETTTSDKPKDGQPEKTVESTEPAPNAPTAKTESGQTTVTTEERKPLKIYQKDRFYTHAPPAGVSTGLGYLGNGSGAVMPVEATTMPGKGGLQLTGKLGEVIRESAQLALSWVKSHAHELGITNTPEEQTLHDRDVHLHMPEGSIGKEGPSAGTAIATAFVSLLTKTKVNPDIAMTGELSLVGQVLPVGGLKEKILAAHRAGIKTILAPSANRPDIEENVPESVKTGIRFVFVDDIRQVLHEVFKGEPIAERWKETLPQLTEPVTSEGAQKSLSS, from the exons ATGAGCTCTTCAAACGACGATAGCCACCAGACTCCACCGGCATCCTCTTCTTCAGGCACATCTGGCTCTGATGATGGCTCGGACAACTCTTCTGGATCTTCACCACCCGGCTCGCACTCATCCTCATCGTCAGACCCACCTTCTCCGACTTCTGCCCTCACAAAACAGACTGTCCCCGAAGTGTACCCACAGGTTTTGGCTTTACCGATTACCCGCCGCCCGCTATTTCCCGGATTTTACAAAGCCGTCGTTGTTCGAAACCCGGCCGTAGTCTCAGCCATCAAGGAAATGATGAAACGAGGACAACCATACTTGGGAGCTTTCTTGTTAAAGGATGAGAATGCGGACAGTGACATCATTACGGATATCGATTCGGTTCACCAGGTTGGAGTTTTTGCTCAGATCACGAGTGTATTCCCCGCAAGTAAAGGAGACACTGCTGGAAAAGACGAAGGTCAAGAGGAAAGTCTCACGGCTGTTCTTTACCCACATCGACGAATTAGGATAACGGATCTCATAACACCGGCCGCTGAATCGGTATCTACTGCCACTATTGAAGAGGTTCCTCCTGAAACGACTGAATTAGCTGAACCAGAAGCACAGAAACTCTCTG GTACCGTTCAAACTTCGTTCCTTCACAATTATGCGGTATCCCTAGCCAACGTCGAGAACCTTGCTGTACAACCGTATAGCAAATCGAACCAGTACATCCGAGCCGTCATGTCGGAGATTGTCTCTGTCTTCAAGGATATCGCTCAACTCAATCCTCTATTCCGTGACCAGATCACCAACTTTACGATCAGCCAGAGTGCAAACAACGTATTTGATGAGCCCGACAAATTGGCCGATTTTGCTGCAGCAGTATCTACAGGCGAAGTCAATGAACTTCAGGATGTTCTCGAGAGCTTGATTGTAGAGGAGCGCCTCCAGAAGGCACTTTTGGTCTTGAAAAAGGAACTCATCAATGCCCAGCTTCAGAGCAAGATCTCTCGTGACGTCGAAAGCAAGATACAAAAACGGCAGCGAGAGTACTACCTGATGGAACAATTAAAGGGTATCAAAAAGGAGTTGGGAATGGAGTCCGACGGCAAGGACAAACTGATCGAGAAATTCCGTGAACGTGCCAATTCGCTCAAGATGCCGGAAGGTGTTCGAAAGGTATTCGAGGAAGAGTTGAACAAGCTCCAGCATTTGGAACCTGCTGCATCCGAAGCAAATGTAACTCGAAATTATCTGGACTGGTTGACTCAGGTTT ATCCCATGGGGCCAACACTCCAAGGAAAATATTCGATAGCACACGCAACCAAG GAAACTTCGTGGGACGGTGGAAGGCAAAATCATCTGCTTTGTTGGCCCTCCTGGTGTCGGCAAGACATCCATTGGGAAGAGCATTGCCCGGCTCTCAATCGCCAGTTCTTCCGTTTCTcggttggaggcttgacggACGTTGCTGAAATCAAAGGACACCGGAGAACCTACGTTGG CACTCCCGAGCAAGATTATCCAGGCTCTAAAGCGGGTTGGACTGAAAACCCCCTCATCTTGATCGATGAAGTTGACAAGATTGGTCGCGGTCACAACGGCGACCCTGCAAGTGCACTGCTCGAATGCTCGACCCGGAGCAAAATTCGGCATTTTTGGATCATTA CATGGACGTCCCTGTCGACTTGTCCCGCATCCTCTTTGTTTGTACTG CCAACAACCTGGACACGATTCCTGCTCCATTACTCGACCGTATGGAGGTTCTCGAAGTCAGCGGATATGTCTCGGAGGAAAAGACTCAAATCGCAGAGCGATACCTGGCCCCAAGCCAAGGAAGCATCTGGTCTCAAGGAAGCTAACGTTACTCTTGACCCTTCGGCTATCGACCACCTGATCAAGTACTACTGCCGCGAAAGTGGTGTTCGTAACCTAAAGAAGCACATCGACAAG ATTTATCGAAAGGCCGCATTCAAGATCGTTACCGACCTTGGAGAAGAGGTTTTCCCTGAAGAGACAACCACATCCGATAAGCCCAAAGACGGACAACCCGAAAAGACTGTCGAATCAACCGAGCCTGCGCCAAATGCCCCAACCGCCAAGACGGAGAGCGGCCAAACAACGGTGACGACCGAAGAGCGCAAACCGCTCAAG ATTTATCAAAAGGACAGGTTTTACACGCATGCGCCTCCTGCGGGTGTCAGCACCGGATTGGGATATCTTGGGAACGGTTCAGGGGCTGTCATGCCCGTCGAAGCTACC ACAATGCCAGGCAAAGGCGGTCTCCAACTTACTGGTAAACTCGGCGAGGTGATCCGCGAGAGCGCGCAATTGGCGCTGAGCTGGGTCAAATCCCACGCACATGAACTAGGAATCACCAATACCCCGGAAGAGCAAACTTTGCATGACCGGGATGTGCACTTGCATATGCCAGAGGGGAGTATCGGAAAGGAAGGACCAAGCGCAGGGACAGCGATTGCGACTGCGTTTGTTTCGCTACTTACCAAGACAAAGGTCAACCCTGATATTG CCATGACCGGAGAACTCTCTCTTGTGGGCCAAGTACTCCCTGTTGGCGGACTCAAAGAGAAGATTCTTGCAGCTCATAGGGCAGGAATAAAGACTATCCTCGCACCGAGCGCCAACCGCCCAGACATTGAAGAAAATGTCCCCGAGAGCGTCAAGACGGGTATCCGGTTTGTGTTTGTGGATGACATTCGACAAGTATTACACGAGGTGTTCAAGGGAGAACCAATTGCCGAGCGGTGGAAGGAGACGCTTCCGCAATTGACCGAACCAGTGACGTCCGAGGGTGCTCAAAAGTCTTTGTCGTCTTAG
- a CDS encoding Zf-CCCH domain protein — translation MPPKQQQKPSSSKVKDDKTFGLKNKNKSAKVQKDIARIQNEQSRAGKNKQEAQKEREKALRAKEKADAEKRKKEEGELFKPVQVAQKVPFGVDPKTVLCVYFKAGNCDKGNKCKFSHDRDVERKQEKKDIYSDSRDDKANDTMDKWDQEKLQNVILSKHGNPRTTTDIVCKHFIDAIESGKFGWFWECPNGGEKCMYRHALPPGFVLKSERKAAEEAAKANTISLEEFLEVERHKLGSNLTPVTPETFAVWKKTRLNKKAAEEDALRKTKDAQAAAGKNVGMSGRDLFQYNPEWFEQDSDEEPDWDFSAYRKEKQDEDDREEQELIRNFNEAQIDGEEERESNVEDKGKQKET, via the exons ATGCCCCCTAAACAGCAGCAAAAGCCCTCCTCTTCCAAAGTCAAGGATGACAAAACTTTCGGACTGAAGAAT AAAAATAAATCAGCAAAAGTTCAGAAAGATATTGCTCGAATTCAAAATGAGCAGTCTCGTGCAGGAAAGAACAAACAAGAGGCTC AGAAGGAGAGGGAAAAGGCACTCCGCGCCAAAGAGAAAGCTGATGCGGAAAAGCGAAAGAAAGAAGAGGGGGAACTCTTTAAACCAGTTCAAGTAGCACAGAAAGTACCTTTTGGTGTTG ACCCCAAGACTGTACTATGTGTCTATTTCAAGGCCGGGAACTGTGACAAGGGGAACAAGTGCAAATTCTCTCATGACAGAGATGTTGAGCGAAAGCAAGAGAAGAAGGATATTTATTCTGATTCACGAGACGATAAGGCCAATG ATACCATGGATAAATGGGACCAGGAGAAACTGCAAAACGTCATTCTTTCCAAACATGGGAATCCAAGGACAACAACAGAT ATTGTATGCAAGCATTTCATCGATGCAATCGAGTCTGGGAA ATTTGGATGGTTTTGGGAATGTCCTAATGGGGGTGAAAAATGCATGTATCGACATGCGTTACCCCCAGGGTTCGTATTAAAATCCGAAAGGAAGGCCGCAGAAGAGGCTGCGAAAGCAAACACAATATCGCTGGAGGAATTCTTAGAGGTCGAG AGACACAAACTTGGGAGTAATCTTACACCAGTCACCCCAGAAACGTTTGCCGTGTGGAAAAAAACTCGGCTGAACAAGAAGGCGGCAGAAGAGGATGCTCTACGAAAGACGAAAGATGCACAAGCTGCCGCAGGCAAAAATGTTGGCATGTCTGGAAGAGATCTG TTTCAATACAATCCGGAATGGTTCGAACAAGATTCAGACGAAGAGCCCGACTGGGACTTTAGTGCTTATCGGAAAGAAAAGCAAGATGAAGATGATCGGGAGGAGCAGGAACTTATACGCAACTTTAACGAAGCACAAATTGACGGCGAAGAGGAGAGAGAAAGTAATGTCGAAGACAAGGGCAAGCAGAAGGAAACATGA
- a CDS encoding arylesterase domain-containing protein: MFTKPFALIFAASTALSVYGLNVGTPAELTQCGTVEVKWSGKNAPFIFSVLPSCESNSDDPLMEVTGINTTSYKWTVNEMKHTPTRQVNIKNSDNAACLSATSTGVVSITGASSATNRATTNTSPFPDTHSTTPTTLPADSTSVPPAPINPGASLNTGASTGSEGSSASSESTQPNGATISTVPAFAGVIGFASALLVFQAALP, translated from the exons ATGTTTACTAAGCCTTTCGCCCTTATTTTTGCTGCCTCCACTGCTTTGTCGGTTTATGGACTCAACGTCGGCACTCCTGCGGAGCTCACTCAG TGCGGTACTGTCGAGGTTAAATGGTCCGGAAAAAATGCACCTTTTATCTTTTCGGTTCTTCCTAGCTGTGAATCTAACTCTGATGACCCATT GATGGAGGTTACTGGCATCAATACCACTTCCTACAAATGGACCGTTAAT GAAATGAAGCATACACCGACGAGGCAA GTGAACATCAAGAACAGTGATAACGCCGCTTGTCTCTCGGCAACCTCTACTGGCGTTGTTTCAATTACTGGTGCGTCTTCCGCTACCAACCGTGCTACGACCAATACTTCACCTTTCCCAGACACACA TTCGACAACTCCTACTACTCTGCCAGCGGATTCGACTTCGGTTCCTCCTGCACCTATCAACCCTGGAGCCAGCCTTAACACTGGTGCTAGTACTGGGTCTGAAGGCAGCTCAGCTTCATCGGAGAGTACTCAACCCAACGGCGCTACAATTTCTACTGTACCGGCATTTGCTGGCGTGATCGGATTCGCATCTGCTTTGCTTGTATTCCAAGCCGCGCTTCCTTAA
- a CDS encoding arylesterase domain-containing protein, producing the protein MLVYGSSIIAIVLAYSLWNLKHTIQAQFVPKNLPPFFNAGGSCELIREKEVDNRFKFCEDGVILAPGIAIFSCDLGRYEWNTAMGPMNETSRGGGLWALHYTSATTEKPYPLELTSFPGDADMGFHPLGIDTPSDSSGTPSRLLVINHGRHKPTVEVFHVKLECGLVALTYETTLTHPSFVAPNAIAAVSFDSFFLSHDHYFTNRMRWPLNTILPWLETFLLLPLGKVDLISFEALPGAGVRKVQTVARNIVCANGVAVSADGSTLAVASTARAEVLIYSKDTTTVKFITSIRVPFGVDNLAFAGDQLLAAGHPYAPELMALMKNKSSRAPSYVSAISPQSANQTQSWLTRILVGANLTTVFMSDGSFLSASSGASVDLEMRIMFVVALYGSGVAKCNYTL; encoded by the exons ATGCTCGTATACGGGTCGTCAATAATTGCTATAGTGCTG GCATATTCCTTGTGGAATCTCAAACACACAATACAAGCACAGTTTGTTCCTAAAAACCTACCTCCATTTTTCAATGCTGGTGGAAGTTGCGAACTGATCCGAGAGAAGGAAGTAGACAATCGGTTCAAGTTTTGCGAAGATGGGGTGATCCTAGCACCAG GTATTGCCATCTTCAGCTGTGATCTGGGCCGCTACGAATGGAATACTGCAATG GGCCCAATGAATGAAACCAGTCGCGGTGGCGGCTTATGGGCGCTTCATTACACATCGGCAACGACTGAAAAGCCATATCCCCTCGAACTAACTAGCTTCCCCGGCGATGCTGATATGGGATTCCACCCGCTTGGCATTGATACGCCCAGTGATTCATCCGGGACGCCATCTCGGCTGCTGGTCATAAATCATGGACGCCACAAACCAACCGTTGAAGTCTTTCACGTAAAGCTCGAGTGCGGCCTCGTAGCTCTCACATACGAAACGACGTTAACGCATCCTTCCTTCGTCGCGCCTAATGCTATAGCCGCTGTATCTTTCGATTCATTCTTCCTATCTCACGATCACTATTTTACGAATCGCATGCGATGGCCTCTAAACACCATATTGCCATGGCTGGAGACCTTCTTGTTGCTTCCTTTGGGTAAAGTGGATTTAATCTCGTTCGAAGCGCTTCCGGGCGCGGGTGTACGTAAGGTTCAAACGGTGGCGCGCAATATTGTATGCGCAAATGGCGTTGCGGTGTCGGCTGATGGCTCTACGTTGGCTGTCGCATCGACTGCTCGTGCCGAAGTACTGATCTATTCAAAGGACACAACGACCGTCAAATTCATTACTTCAATACGTGTTCCGTTCGGAGTGGACAATCTAGCGTTTGCTGGTGACCAGCTGCTGGCTGCAGGTCACCCTTATGCCCCAGAGCTTATGGCGCTTATGAAAAATAAATCGAGTCGCGCGCCAAGCTATGTGTCTGCAATCTCCCCCCAATCAGCCAATCAGACACAGTCTTGGCTGACTCGGATACTAGTTGGTGCCAACCTCACGACCGTATTCATGAGTGACGGTTCATTTTTGAGCGCGAGCTCCGGGGCATCTGTCGACTTGGAAATGAGAATAatgtttgttgttgccttgtATGGGTCGGGTGTTGCCAAATGTAACTATACACTGTAA
- a CDS encoding Forkhead domain produces MQTRYPYFEKAPSGWKNSVRHTLSLMTCFEKVPRLLTEPGKGSYWIVNDSMPHAKPSRVRVRKRKARPNDDNIFPGTPRTVPDTFQSEFPDTESSGDSENRRGSIVYGHTGSPGCRLPSYVEGNMYDRLSNYSHDMGEVSRPCYYDGGKSCGETDHSHAAHESGQLEPEHCHVYHPGNHQPSYGPQQTEEHNEPPTVAKETALSRPVDYRSVLISELERLRDVIGTRDDIDNEWCRSMVDRLKDTGLL; encoded by the exons ATGCAGACCCGATATCCATACTTTGAAAAAGCACCATCTGGATGGAAA AACTCGGTTCGGCATACATTGTCGCTCATGACCTGTTTTGAGAAGGTGCCGCGCCTATTAACAGAGCCAGGGAAAGGCTCCTATTGGATAGTCAACGATTCAATGCCCCATGCAAAGCCATCCCGCGTGCGTGTCCGGAAACGTAAGGCACGCCCGAATGATGATAATATTTTTCCCGGGACTCCTAGAACCGTACCCGACACGTTCCAGTCGGAGTTTCCAGATACTGAGAGTTCAGGTGACTCAGAAAATCGTCGGGGCTCAATCGTTTATGGTCACACTGGAAGTCCAGGATGTCGCCTCCCTTCTTACGTTGAAGGGAACATGTATGATCGGCTCTCTAACTATAGCCATGATATGGG TGAGGTTTCGCGTCCCTGTTACTACGATGGAGGCAAATCTTGTGGCGAGACGGATCATTCGCACGCAGCCCATGAAAGCGGGCAATTGGAACCCGAACACTGTCACGTATATCACCCAGGCAATCATCAACCATCCTATGGGCCACAGCAAACTGAGGAACATAACGAGCCCCCCACTGTTGCAAAAGAAACAGCGTTGTCCAGGCCTGTTGATTATCGATCAGTATTGATATCAGAGCTCGAAAGGCTGCGAGATGTAATTGGCACAAGAGATGACATTGACAACGAATGGTGTCGGTCGATGGTGGACCGTCTCAAGGACACCGGACTACTTTAG